In Kordia antarctica, the following proteins share a genomic window:
- the secA gene encoding preprotein translocase subunit SecA produces MSFLNSMLKMFVGDKSKKDIKGLQPIIDKIKSHEQQLSQLSLDDLRARTTNFKAQIAEACKENNAKIVSLQEEAETISDIERKDDIYQEIDNLRNEEYEITEAVLFDILPEAFAVVKETAKRFTNNTELTVTATPYDRELSGNHDYVTLDGDNATWQNSWDAAGKQVTWDMIHYDVQLIGGITMHQGKIAEMKTGEGKTLVATLSVYLNALPAKGVHLVTVNDYLAKRDSAWMAPIFQFHGFTIDCIDYHQPNSEARRKAYAADITYGTNNEFGFDYLRDNMSHSPNDLVQRAPNYAIVDEVDSVLVDDARTPLIISGPIPQGDLHEFDELKPKIADLVTKQRQYLTGVLAEAKKMIKDGETKEGGFLLLRVFRGLPKNKALIKFLSEEGVKQLLQKTENTYMQDNNREMHKIDAELLFVIEEKNNQIDLTDKGVEYLSGGSNDADFFVMPDIGGEIAKIEAQEFEKEKEIELKEKLFSEFQVKSERIHTLSQLLKAYTLFEKDVEYVVMDNKVKIVDEQTGRIMDGRRYSDGLHQAIEAKENVKIEDATQTFATVTLQNYFRMYRKLSGMTGTAVTEAGELWEIYKLDVIEIPTNRPIARKDKEDLIYKTKREKYNAIIDEVTELSRQGRPVLIGTTSVEISELLGRMLSIRKIPHNVLNAKLHQREADIVAEAGEPGQVTIATNMAGRGTDIKLSDAVKAAGGLAIVGTERHDSRRVDRQLRGRSGRQGDPGSSQFYVSLEDNLMRLFGSERVAKMMDRMGLKEGEVIQHSMMTKSIERAQKKVEENNFGIRKRLLEYDDVMNAQREVVYKRRRHALHGERLKVDISNMVYDTTEIITQTNKAANDYKNFEFELFRYFSIESPISEDEFKKMTEQEIIGKVYTAAFKHYNAKMEKNAEAVFPVIKQVYENPDNKYERIVIKFTDGTKELNVVSDLKEAYDSKGKQMVTDFEKNISLAIIDDAWKTHLRKMDELKQSVQLAVHEQKDPLLIYKFEAFELFKGVIDKVNREILSFLFKGELENNDPNKVQEAREQKRRKENYTTSKEEVLNSDEKSAANRQAMQSSGQKRPQVTETIVRDKPKIGRNERVTIKNVMTGENKTVKYKQAEPLISKGQWVIVEE; encoded by the coding sequence ATGAGTTTTTTAAATTCAATGTTGAAAATGTTTGTTGGAGACAAATCCAAGAAAGATATCAAGGGCTTACAGCCTATTATTGATAAAATCAAATCACACGAGCAACAACTATCACAATTGTCTCTTGATGATCTTAGGGCTCGAACAACAAACTTTAAGGCACAAATCGCGGAAGCGTGCAAAGAAAATAATGCGAAGATTGTTTCTTTACAAGAAGAAGCAGAAACAATTTCTGATATCGAACGTAAAGATGATATCTATCAAGAAATTGACAATCTTAGAAACGAAGAATACGAAATTACGGAAGCTGTCTTATTTGACATCTTACCAGAAGCATTTGCAGTTGTTAAAGAAACGGCAAAACGTTTTACAAATAATACGGAACTTACTGTTACGGCAACTCCGTATGACAGAGAATTATCTGGAAATCACGATTATGTAACACTTGATGGCGACAACGCTACTTGGCAAAACTCTTGGGACGCCGCTGGAAAGCAAGTCACTTGGGACATGATTCACTATGATGTGCAATTAATTGGTGGTATTACGATGCACCAAGGTAAAATTGCAGAAATGAAAACAGGAGAAGGAAAAACGTTGGTTGCAACGCTTTCTGTATACTTAAATGCATTGCCTGCAAAAGGTGTGCATTTGGTAACTGTGAATGATTACTTAGCAAAACGTGATAGCGCGTGGATGGCGCCAATATTCCAATTCCACGGATTTACGATTGATTGTATTGATTATCATCAACCAAACTCTGAAGCGAGAAGAAAAGCGTATGCCGCTGATATTACCTACGGAACAAATAATGAATTTGGTTTCGATTACTTGCGTGATAACATGTCGCATTCGCCAAATGATTTGGTACAACGTGCTCCCAATTATGCCATTGTCGATGAAGTCGATTCTGTATTAGTTGATGATGCTCGTACGCCATTAATTATTTCTGGCCCAATTCCGCAAGGAGATTTACATGAATTTGATGAATTAAAACCTAAAATTGCTGATTTAGTTACCAAACAACGTCAGTATTTAACAGGTGTTTTGGCGGAAGCTAAAAAAATGATTAAAGACGGTGAAACCAAAGAAGGTGGATTCTTATTGTTAAGAGTTTTTAGAGGTTTGCCTAAAAATAAAGCATTAATAAAGTTCTTAAGTGAAGAAGGTGTAAAACAATTACTCCAAAAAACAGAGAACACATATATGCAAGACAACAATCGCGAAATGCATAAAATTGATGCAGAATTATTATTCGTGATTGAAGAAAAGAACAATCAAATTGATTTAACAGATAAAGGTGTTGAATATTTATCTGGCGGAAGCAATGATGCAGATTTCTTTGTAATGCCTGACATTGGTGGAGAAATTGCCAAAATTGAAGCACAAGAGTTCGAAAAAGAAAAAGAAATTGAGCTAAAAGAAAAATTATTTAGTGAATTTCAAGTTAAAAGTGAACGTATTCATACCTTAAGTCAATTACTAAAAGCCTACACACTTTTTGAAAAAGATGTAGAATACGTAGTAATGGACAACAAAGTGAAGATTGTTGATGAGCAAACCGGTCGTATTATGGACGGACGTCGATATTCTGACGGATTACACCAAGCGATTGAAGCAAAAGAAAATGTAAAAATTGAAGATGCTACACAAACGTTTGCAACAGTAACTTTACAGAACTACTTCAGAATGTACCGTAAACTATCAGGAATGACAGGAACGGCAGTAACGGAAGCAGGAGAATTATGGGAAATCTATAAATTGGATGTTATTGAAATTCCAACAAATAGACCTATTGCACGTAAAGACAAAGAAGATTTAATCTACAAAACAAAACGTGAAAAATACAATGCCATTATTGATGAGGTAACTGAATTGTCTAGACAAGGAAGACCTGTATTAATTGGTACAACTTCGGTTGAAATTTCGGAATTACTAGGAAGAATGCTTTCTATTCGTAAAATTCCGCACAATGTATTGAACGCAAAATTACACCAACGTGAAGCAGATATTGTAGCGGAAGCTGGAGAACCAGGACAAGTTACGATTGCAACAAACATGGCAGGTCGTGGAACGGATATTAAATTGAGTGACGCTGTAAAAGCTGCTGGCGGATTAGCCATTGTTGGTACAGAACGTCATGATTCTCGTCGTGTAGATAGACAGTTACGAGGTAGATCTGGTCGTCAAGGAGATCCAGGAAGTTCACAATTTTATGTTTCTTTGGAAGATAACCTGATGCGTTTATTTGGTTCTGAAAGAGTTGCTAAAATGATGGACAGAATGGGATTAAAAGAAGGTGAAGTAATTCAGCATTCCATGATGACAAAATCTATTGAACGCGCGCAGAAAAAAGTGGAAGAGAATAACTTCGGAATTCGGAAGCGTTTGTTAGAATATGATGATGTAATGAATGCACAACGTGAAGTTGTATACAAACGTCGTCGTCACGCGTTACATGGAGAACGTTTAAAGGTAGATATTTCGAATATGGTGTATGACACTACCGAAATCATTACGCAAACAAATAAAGCCGCTAACGATTATAAAAACTTTGAATTCGAATTATTTCGCTACTTCTCTATCGAAAGTCCAATTTCGGAAGACGAATTTAAAAAAATGACGGAGCAAGAAATCATTGGTAAAGTATATACGGCAGCTTTCAAACACTACAATGCTAAAATGGAGAAAAACGCGGAAGCAGTTTTCCCAGTAATTAAGCAAGTGTATGAAAATCCAGATAACAAATACGAACGCATTGTTATTAAGTTTACTGACGGAACAAAAGAATTGAATGTTGTCAGTGATTTAAAAGAAGCATACGATTCTAAAGGAAAACAAATGGTGACGGATTTCGAAAAGAATATTTCGTTGGCTATTATTGATGATGCTTGGAAAACGCACTTGCGTAAGATGGACGAATTGAAGCAATCAGTTCAGTTGGCTGTGCATGAGCAGAAAGATCCGTTATTAATTTACAAATTTGAAGCTTTTGAATTGTTCAAAGGTGTGATTGATAAAGTAAATCGTGAAATTTTATCGTTCTTGTTTAAAGGAGAATTAGAAAATAATGATCCAAACAAAGTTCAAGAAGCACGTGAGCAAAAACGTAGAAAAGAAAACTATACAACTTCGAAAGAAGAAGTATTGAACAGTGATGAAAAATCTGCGGCAAATCGTCAAGCAATGCAATCATCTGGTCAAAAACGTCCCCAAGTTACAGAAACCATTGTTCGCGATAAGCCAAAAATTGGTCGTAACGAACGTGTTACCATCAAAAATGTAATGACTGGTGAAAACAAAACTGTAAAGTATAAACAAGCTGAACCGTTGATTTCTAAAGGACAATGGGTTATTGTTGAGGAATAA
- a CDS encoding RNA polymerase sigma factor, which translates to MTQKTDQDCILEIRAGNVNAYAMLVTKYQTMIFTLAMRMVGNREDAEEVAQDTFVKAYKALDTFKGTSKFSTWLYRIVYNTSLDCIKKNKRVIYSEHIDEIHESDIGTMQDALSYIEAKEKKQTIEKALLQLPEDERVLLTLFYFEDLSLKEISEIVKISYDNVKIKLHRSRKKLYHILKNVVEPIYLSHGSRK; encoded by the coding sequence ATGACTCAAAAAACCGACCAAGACTGTATTCTTGAAATTCGTGCAGGAAACGTGAATGCGTATGCGATGCTTGTGACTAAATATCAAACTATGATTTTTACGTTGGCGATGCGTATGGTAGGAAATAGGGAAGATGCGGAAGAAGTTGCGCAAGATACATTTGTGAAAGCATACAAAGCATTAGACACGTTTAAAGGAACGTCTAAATTTTCTACGTGGCTGTACAGAATTGTCTATAATACGAGTTTGGATTGTATTAAAAAGAACAAAAGAGTCATTTACTCAGAACATATTGATGAAATTCACGAAAGTGATATTGGAACAATGCAAGATGCACTAAGTTATATAGAAGCGAAAGAGAAAAAGCAAACTATTGAAAAAGCATTGTTACAGTTGCCTGAGGATGAGCGCGTGTTGTTAACGTTGTTTTATTTTGAAGATTTATCATTGAAAGAAATCTCGGAAATTGTTAAAATATCGTATGATAATGTAAAAATCAAATTACATCGCAGTCGAAAAAAATTATATCATATCTTGAAAAATGTTGTAGAACCTATATATTTGAGTCATGGAAGTAGAAAATAA
- a CDS encoding DUF6249 domain-containing protein: MGSEVIIMPAILGVIFGIYYLYISSRNKERLALIEKGADASIFFSSKKSLTPTWKVLVLNLAVLMMGIGLGIFIGNMMHVSFGLHESVAFPGTIFLVGGISLFTGFFLTKKLVENA, from the coding sequence ATGGGATCAGAAGTAATTATAATGCCAGCAATTTTGGGAGTCATTTTCGGAATCTACTATTTGTACATTTCGTCAAGAAACAAAGAACGTTTAGCATTGATTGAAAAAGGAGCTGATGCTTCTATCTTTTTCAGCTCAAAAAAATCATTAACACCAACGTGGAAAGTATTGGTATTGAATCTTGCCGTTTTGATGATGGGAATTGGATTAGGCATTTTTATTGGAAATATGATGCATGTTTCTTTCGGTTTACATGAAAGTGTAGCATTTCCAGGAACGATTTTCTTAGTTGGCGGAATCTCATTATTCACTGGTTTCTTCTTAACGAAAAAACTAGTCGAGAATGCATAA
- the msrA gene encoding peptide-methionine (S)-S-oxide reductase MsrA, giving the protein MKSISLTFITVLFFTLSCNSNTTSKEAVHKEKMTQQDLAKYETAYFASGCFWCVEAVFESVKGVKEVVSGYAGGKAETANYQLVSAGRTDHAEAVKVFYDAKVVSYETLVKVFFGSHDPTTLNRQGPDAGRQYRSAIFYKDSKEKKIVDDYISKLKTDKVFSGTITTEITKYTAFYDAEAYHQDYEANNPNNGYIRGVSVPRLKRFQKKFPELLKKDAH; this is encoded by the coding sequence ATGAAATCGATATCTCTAACTTTTATAACCGTACTCTTTTTTACATTAAGTTGCAACTCAAATACAACATCGAAAGAAGCTGTACACAAAGAAAAAATGACACAACAAGATTTGGCAAAGTATGAAACTGCCTATTTTGCAAGCGGTTGTTTTTGGTGTGTGGAAGCTGTTTTTGAAAGCGTAAAAGGCGTGAAAGAAGTTGTTTCTGGTTATGCTGGCGGAAAAGCGGAAACTGCTAATTATCAATTGGTAAGTGCTGGAAGAACAGATCACGCGGAAGCGGTAAAAGTATTTTATGATGCAAAAGTCGTTTCATATGAAACTTTAGTGAAAGTATTTTTTGGTTCGCACGATCCAACAACGCTGAACAGACAAGGTCCGGATGCTGGTAGACAATATCGTTCGGCTATATTTTATAAAGATTCTAAAGAGAAAAAAATCGTAGATGATTACATTTCAAAATTAAAAACGGATAAAGTTTTCAGCGGAACAATTACTACAGAAATAACAAAATACACTGCTTTTTACGATGCAGAAGCATATCACCAAGATTACGAAGCAAACAATCCGAATAATGGATATATCAGAGGTGTTTCTGTCCCGAGATTAAAGCGTTTTCAAAAGAAATTTCCAGAATTATTGAAAAAAGATGCGCATTAG